The Planctomycetota bacterium genomic sequence CTCGCTGAACCGCTTGGCCTCGTCGTACATCGATCGCAGGCCGATGGGGTTGACGTTGCCCCAGTAGGTCTCGGGCTGGGGGTTGACCTGCGGGTCGCCATAGCACTCGCTGGTGCTGGCCATCAGGAATCGGCCGCCGTGCTTCTCGGCGAGCTCCAGCATGTTCCAGCAGCCGGCGCTGTTGACCTTGAGGGTCATGACCTGCTGCTTGACGTACCCGATCGGCGAGGCGGGGCTCGCCATGTGGTAGAAGCGATCGATCTTGCCCTCGGGCAGCGCTCCGCCTTCGAACGGCTGGATGATGTCGTGCTCGACAAACGTGTAGTCGTCCCGCTCGACCAAGTGCGCGATGTTCCCTTTGCGTCCCGTGGCGAAGTTGTCCACGCCGATGACCTGGTGTCCCTGCGCCAGCAGGAGGTCAGTGAGGTGAGAGCCGAGAAAGCCGGCCGCGCCAGAGATGAGGATGCGCATGGTCGTCGTGGGTCCGCCCGCAGGTCGGGCTCTTGGACCCTATTCGGTCCGTGCGTCACTCGCCATGCGACCGGAGACCTCACCCGAGGTTCTCGGACCTTTGCTTCCTTCTGTCGGTCAGCGATGAGCGGATTCGCGGACGCGACAGTCGCAGAGGGTCTCGCTCGCGCTCGACGCTAATCGGGTGCTGAGACGAGCGTGCGTGTCCCTCCGTCATCCCGAGCGGAGCGAGGGACCTCGTTCGATCTTCGACGCAAAACAAGACGAGGTCCCACGCTCCGCTCGGGATGACGGAGGCGCTGACTTCAAGTCAGAACCCGTATGACACACCGATGGACTGTCGACGTCTCCACCGAAGCCGTGGGTAGAGCGAAGCGTCACCCCGGGTCCGACGAAGCGCCCGATCGCATCAACGCAACCCGTGATCGTCCTGAGGCATCACCACCCAAAGGACCAGGTAGACGATGATCCCCGGAAACGCGACCGAAAAGAGCGACACCACCACATAGAGGACCCGGACCAGCGTCGGATCCCATCCGAGCCACCGCGCGATCCCGGCACAGACGCCCCCGATCATCTGCTCGCGAGTCGACCGAGTCAGCGGATTCTGAGGCGAGGGGACGGACACCCCGTCATGCTAACGATCGTCCCTCAGTCCGTGAACCGGAACCGG encodes the following:
- a CDS encoding PspC domain-containing protein, which translates into the protein MSVPSPQNPLTRSTREQMIGGVCAGIARWLGWDPTLVRVLYVVVSLFSVAFPGIIVYLVLWVVMPQDDHGLR